The following are encoded together in the Thalassolituus oleivorans MIL-1 genome:
- a CDS encoding IS1182 family transposase, translating into MPKFKPYNYNQTSMVVINYQDQLQPGTFEYAIHYLIDQKLDLSIFNPNYKNDDCGRPAYDPAILLKIILFAYSKGITSSREIQWCCETNIIFKALSCDSVPHFTTIASFVSSYPKAIEELFEQILLVCHQQGLLSNELFAIDGCKMPSNAAKEWSGTLKELEDKRDKLKRQIRRCLNEHKKFDKQDPDTVERQRRSQQTLDTLNKAFDKVDQFLKTAAPRMGQGKRPKEVKSNITDNQSGKMTTSKGTIQGYNGVATVDRKHQIIIDAQAFGEGQEHHTLKPVLENIKVRYQRLGIRKDVYTGRYKVTVTADTGFANEQNMQYLHNNKIDAYIPDNQFRSRDPKFFDQKEKYGKRHQEKPKSARRNVIPATEFKFDPTAMTCYCPAGEKLSFRGERLSESGQSKAFFEGRLLQCRNCDLKHECMENPEAANHRKGAGRQVSFTINDKRKPTYTDWMKHRVDSDHGKHIYSHRMSTVEPVFANIGTNKGLKRFGLRGKAKVQGQWQLYCMIHNIEKIMRYGELAR; encoded by the coding sequence ATGCCTAAATTTAAGCCATACAACTACAACCAAACGTCAATGGTCGTGATTAACTATCAAGATCAATTGCAACCAGGTACGTTTGAATACGCTATTCATTACCTCATCGATCAAAAGCTCGATCTTTCCATCTTTAATCCAAATTATAAAAATGATGACTGTGGCCGTCCGGCTTACGATCCAGCGATATTATTAAAAATAATTTTATTCGCTTACTCTAAAGGCATCACTTCGAGTCGAGAAATTCAGTGGTGCTGTGAAACTAATATCATCTTTAAAGCCCTGTCATGCGATAGCGTACCGCATTTCACCACCATCGCCAGTTTCGTCAGTAGCTACCCCAAAGCCATTGAAGAATTGTTTGAACAGATCCTATTAGTCTGTCATCAGCAAGGTTTATTGAGCAATGAGCTGTTCGCCATTGATGGTTGTAAAATGCCATCTAATGCCGCGAAAGAATGGTCTGGCACGTTAAAAGAGCTAGAAGATAAACGTGATAAATTAAAACGCCAGATTCGTCGTTGCTTAAACGAACATAAGAAATTTGATAAACAAGATCCTGATACTGTAGAACGACAACGCCGAAGTCAGCAGACTCTCGATACCTTAAATAAAGCGTTTGATAAGGTCGATCAATTCCTAAAGACAGCAGCCCCAAGGATGGGGCAAGGTAAACGGCCAAAAGAAGTAAAAAGTAATATTACCGACAATCAGTCGGGAAAAATGACAACCAGTAAAGGCACTATTCAAGGCTATAACGGCGTAGCAACCGTTGATCGAAAGCACCAAATCATTATTGATGCGCAAGCCTTTGGCGAAGGCCAAGAGCACCACACACTCAAGCCCGTGCTGGAAAATATAAAGGTTCGCTATCAAAGGCTAGGGATAAGAAAGGACGTTTACACAGGCCGCTACAAAGTCACAGTAACCGCTGATACTGGCTTTGCGAATGAACAAAATATGCAGTACCTGCATAACAATAAAATAGATGCCTACATTCCTGATAATCAATTCCGCTCGCGTGATCCAAAATTTTTTGATCAAAAGGAAAAGTACGGAAAGCGTCATCAAGAAAAGCCAAAGAGCGCACGTCGCAACGTCATCCCGGCGACAGAATTCAAATTCGATCCAACGGCAATGACCTGCTATTGCCCCGCAGGCGAGAAGCTCAGTTTTCGTGGTGAGCGTTTGAGTGAAAGTGGGCAATCCAAAGCCTTCTTCGAAGGTCGATTATTGCAATGCAGAAACTGCGACTTAAAACATGAATGCATGGAAAACCCCGAAGCCGCGAACCATCGCAAAGGCGCAGGACGGCAAGTCTCCTTCACCATCAACGACAAACGCAAACCCACGTATACAGATTGGATGAAGCACCGAGTGGACAGTGACCATGGTAAGCACATTTATAGCCATCGAATGTCGACAGTAGAGCCAGTCTTTGCCAATATAGGAACCAATAAAGGCCTGAAACGGTTTGGCTTGCGAGGCAAAGCGAAAGTTCAAGGCCAATGGCAGTTGTACTGCATGATTCACAACATAGAAAAGATCATGCGGTACGGTGAATTGGCAAGATAA